The Thalassotalea sp. HSM 43 genome window below encodes:
- a CDS encoding VCBS domain-containing protein, with protein MKNITMRKSVAMAAIALAMAGCDTDELPDKNGNSFGQLTVSGDARVGETLTATVADANGVDESAINYSWMADGTVIPEATSNSFTLTEAQAGSQISVTVSYIDNDDYQERITSNETSSALMNFIGSITISGAMEVGKLLTATLLDDNNFDLENVVFTWYADGVEISGETAATYVIMEADVGKVITVTASYVDGDAYDEVTTSEPTSAIIANQGNVPATFENLAATVANNAMNPISGNVAISDDDAGEDMAEVQTDVMTTYGTFSIADNGDWTYTLDTANATVSSLASSTDTITDDITIMSTDGSTAVLVITITGTDMVAATQVAKITDSMTDDAGELRYKLDSAISQGKLTVSFLKENNSTNPDGAKDAYIGLFGESTSTSNAIVDLRIQEDKFVIRDQDIDVAIPFVPGVWTDVEMTWDASAATDAIAPLVTITINGTSVTTDAFSSASSSLSDVMAGVRYAIFKLGDNSSTIVDAAYYVDDVKIYSDMAGTTVAFEDDFEGYTVGDSLDDDNGASPYHSNTAEAVVALYGTDTGPTTGPGSAGNQIAQITDSMTDDAGELRYKLDSAIAQGKLTVSFLKQDNSTNPDGAKDAYIGLFGESTSTSNAIVDLRIQEDKFVIRDQDIDVAIPFVPGVWTDVEITWDASAATDAVAPLVTITINGTSVTTDAFSSASSSLSDVMTGVRYAIFKLGDNGSTVVDAAYFVDEVKIYSDMAGTTVAFEDDFESYTDGVSLDPDSNDASVYHSNSAEVIVTTE; from the coding sequence ATGAAAAATATAACAATGAGAAAATCGGTTGCTATGGCAGCGATTGCGTTAGCAATGGCTGGTTGTGATACCGATGAGTTGCCAGACAAAAATGGTAATTCATTTGGCCAGCTAACCGTTTCAGGTGATGCAAGGGTTGGGGAAACGTTAACGGCAACCGTAGCTGATGCTAATGGTGTTGATGAATCAGCGATAAACTACAGTTGGATGGCTGACGGCACAGTAATACCAGAAGCGACATCTAATTCGTTTACGTTAACGGAAGCACAGGCCGGTTCTCAAATTAGTGTAACGGTTTCGTATATTGATAACGATGATTATCAAGAACGAATCACTTCAAATGAAACAAGCTCAGCGTTAATGAACTTTATCGGTTCAATCACCATTTCAGGTGCGATGGAAGTAGGTAAACTGCTAACAGCCACGTTACTTGATGATAATAACTTTGATCTAGAAAACGTTGTATTTACTTGGTATGCCGATGGCGTAGAGATCAGCGGCGAAACTGCGGCAACTTACGTAATCATGGAAGCCGATGTTGGTAAAGTGATCACTGTAACCGCATCATACGTTGATGGTGATGCCTACGATGAAGTGACGACATCAGAACCAACGTCTGCAATTATTGCCAACCAAGGCAATGTGCCAGCAACATTCGAAAACTTAGCAGCAACTGTTGCTAATAATGCTATGAACCCTATCAGTGGTAACGTTGCCATCAGTGACGATGACGCCGGTGAAGACATGGCTGAAGTACAAACTGATGTGATGACGACCTACGGTACATTTTCAATCGCAGACAATGGCGATTGGACATACACATTAGATACCGCAAATGCGACAGTGTCTTCGCTTGCAAGTTCTACAGATACCATCACAGATGACATTACCATTATGTCGACCGATGGCAGTACTGCAGTCCTTGTTATTACCATCACAGGTACTGATATGGTTGCTGCGACGCAAGTAGCAAAAATTACCGACAGCATGACTGATGATGCCGGTGAACTACGCTATAAGCTAGACTCAGCGATTTCTCAAGGTAAACTGACCGTATCGTTCCTAAAAGAAAATAACTCAACCAACCCAGATGGTGCAAAAGACGCCTATATTGGTTTGTTTGGTGAATCAACCAGTACCAGTAACGCTATTGTTGACTTACGAATCCAAGAAGACAAATTCGTGATTCGCGATCAAGATATCGATGTTGCTATCCCATTTGTACCTGGTGTATGGACAGACGTAGAGATGACTTGGGATGCTTCTGCAGCAACCGATGCAATCGCGCCTCTAGTTACCATTACCATCAATGGTACCAGTGTTACGACTGACGCGTTTTCTTCAGCATCATCATCACTTAGTGATGTAATGGCTGGTGTTCGTTACGCTATCTTTAAGCTAGGTGATAACAGTTCAACCATCGTTGATGCCGCTTACTATGTAGATGACGTTAAAATCTATTCTGACATGGCCGGTACAACCGTGGCATTTGAAGATGATTTTGAAGGTTATACCGTTGGTGACTCGTTAGATGATGATAACGGTGCATCACCTTATCACTCGAATACCGCTGAGGCTGTTGTTGCGCTTTACGGTACAGACACTGGACCAACGACAGGTCCTGGTAGTGCGGGTAACCAAATCGCGCAAATTACTGACAGCATGACCGACGATGCCGGTGAACTTCGCTACAAGCTAGATTCAGCCATCGCTCAGGGTAAACTGACCGTATCGTTCCTTAAACAGGACAACTCAACCAACCCTGATGGTGCGAAAGACGCGTACATCGGTTTATTTGGTGAATCAACCAGTACCAGCAATGCTATTGTTGACTTACGAATCCAAGAAGACAAATTCGTGATTCGTGACCAAGACATCGATGTTGCTATTCCATTTGTACCAGGTGTTTGGACTGATGTTGAAATTACTTGGGATGCCTCAGCAGCGACCGATGCCGTAGCACCTCTTGTTACCATTACTATCAATGGTACCAGTGTTACGACGGATGCGTTCTCTTCAGCATCATCATCTCTAAGTGACGTGATGACCGGTGTTCGTTATGCCATCTTTAAATTAGGTGACAATGGTTCAACGGTTGTTGATGCTGCGTACTTTGTTGATGAGGTTAAAATCTATTCAGACATGGCCGGTACAACCGTGGCATTTGAAGATGATTTTGAAAGCTACACTGACGGTGTATCGCTAGACCCTGACAGCAATGATGCATCAGTTTATCATTCAAACTCTGCTGAAGTTATCGTCACTACTGAGTAA
- a CDS encoding NAD(P)-dependent oxidoreductase: MSKPTIGFIGLGLMGGNMVENLQNRGYELTVMDLNKDAVDACVARGAKAASSAKQLAESSDIVMLCLTTSAIVEKVVYGDEGILAGIKEGSVLVDFGTSIPASTRKIGADLAAKGVGMIDAPLGRTPAHAKDGLLNIMASGDIDTFNKVKPVLEEQGENVFHLGALGAGHTTKLINNFMGMTTVCAMSQAFAVADRAGVDRQQLFDIMSTGPSNSPFMQFCKNYAVDDVSDLGFSIANANKDLGYFLQMVEDLGTRSEIAEGSSANLQAAFDAGMGNGNVPEIFDYFRTLNK; the protein is encoded by the coding sequence ATGTCAAAGCCAACGATTGGTTTTATCGGCCTAGGCCTTATGGGCGGCAACATGGTCGAAAATTTACAAAATAGAGGCTATGAACTGACGGTCATGGATCTTAACAAAGATGCCGTAGACGCATGTGTTGCTCGCGGTGCAAAAGCGGCAAGCTCAGCAAAGCAATTAGCAGAATCTAGTGATATTGTTATGTTGTGTCTGACCACATCTGCCATTGTTGAGAAAGTTGTTTATGGCGATGAAGGCATTCTTGCTGGAATCAAAGAAGGTTCTGTATTGGTTGATTTTGGTACGTCAATTCCTGCATCAACTCGTAAAATCGGTGCTGATTTAGCCGCTAAAGGTGTTGGTATGATTGATGCTCCTCTTGGCCGTACACCAGCACATGCGAAAGATGGTCTATTGAACATTATGGCGTCTGGCGATATCGATACTTTCAACAAAGTTAAACCTGTATTAGAAGAGCAGGGTGAAAATGTATTCCACCTTGGCGCTCTAGGTGCGGGTCACACCACTAAACTTATCAACAACTTTATGGGTATGACCACAGTATGTGCCATGTCTCAAGCGTTCGCTGTTGCTGATCGCGCTGGTGTTGATCGTCAACAATTGTTCGACATCATGTCGACTGGCCCGTCTAACTCACCGTTTATGCAGTTTTGTAAAAACTACGCAGTAGACGATGTTAGCGACTTGGGTTTCTCAATTGCCAACGCTAATAAAGACTTAGGTTACTTCTTACAAATGGTTGAAGACTTAGGCACTCGTTCAGAGATCGCAGAAGGTTCATCGGCGAACTTGCAAGCGGCATTTGACGCTGGCATGGGCAATGGTAACGTACCTGAAATCTTTGATTACTTTCGCACTTTAAACAAGTAA
- a CDS encoding polysaccharide lyase 6 family protein: MKNLALTLISLLVTTELCAKEYLVDSPKAYAEIASSLEAGDTVKLANGTWQDFEILFTGQGTKDQPITLMAETKGEVILSGQSNLRLAGQYLHASGLVFKQGYTPSNEVIAFRRNKTDLAYHSRISEMVIEDYSNPDKQESDYWVGMYGQYNRFDHNYLAGKTNKGVTMAVRLNSENSQQNHHQIDHNYFGPRQILGSNGGETLRIGTSHYSLTDSFTLVENNYFDQCNGEVEIISVKSGKNVLKNNVFFESRGTLTLRHGNGNIIENNAFFGNGVDHTGGIRVINKDQIVRNNYLQGLTGYRFGSGFTIMNGVPNSPINRYHQVENAQISNNSFINVDHIQLAAGSDAERSAVPISSSLTNNLIVNESKQPFSLFDDVSGVKFADNVSNQVAPPELEYGITQQAIELEQGDNGLLYPKGLNIGVDKKLTPIKKSQTGPSWYPKPATATAFDSGKKVAVNVAEDALFNAVKNAEDGDVLLLQDGRFDERKIITIDKTITIQAQTRGNAQITFERGTLFEIVDGGSLKIDGVVIDGVNSPDSSGNVMIRSKKWGMTQNYRLLVQNSVIQNLDVNHSFHFFESGKGAFADQISLLGNRFVNVTGDVLRLDKEHEDLGIYNAEYVTLNDNEFNQVQGALVKLYRGGTDESTFGPHFVMNNNTVKDLGLGKRNKAAASIFLHGVQVTNIDGNTLQDSAPIVIEHTVGEPISSLSNNELNQQPSIVELRVAGEHTALLDNNKIVQ, translated from the coding sequence ATGAAAAATCTTGCCCTGACCCTTATCTCTCTACTGGTAACAACTGAACTCTGCGCTAAAGAATATTTAGTTGATTCACCAAAAGCCTACGCTGAGATTGCTTCTTCATTAGAAGCTGGAGATACGGTGAAGCTCGCCAATGGCACTTGGCAAGACTTTGAAATTTTGTTTACCGGGCAAGGTACAAAAGATCAACCTATCACCTTGATGGCAGAAACCAAAGGTGAGGTTATCCTAAGCGGCCAATCTAACTTGCGTTTAGCAGGTCAATATTTGCATGCATCAGGCTTGGTGTTTAAGCAAGGTTACACACCAAGTAATGAAGTGATTGCCTTTCGTCGCAATAAAACAGACTTAGCTTATCATTCACGCATTAGTGAAATGGTTATCGAAGATTACTCGAATCCAGATAAGCAAGAGTCTGATTATTGGGTCGGTATGTATGGTCAATATAATCGCTTTGACCATAACTACTTGGCGGGCAAGACCAACAAAGGCGTCACCATGGCGGTGCGTCTAAATAGTGAAAATAGCCAGCAAAATCATCATCAAATTGATCACAATTATTTTGGCCCGCGCCAAATATTGGGCTCAAACGGTGGTGAAACATTGCGTATTGGCACCAGTCACTATTCTTTAACGGATTCTTTTACCCTGGTTGAAAACAATTACTTTGACCAATGTAATGGTGAGGTGGAAATCATCTCAGTAAAATCTGGCAAGAATGTGTTAAAGAATAATGTCTTTTTTGAGTCTCGTGGCACACTAACGTTGCGCCATGGTAACGGCAACATCATTGAAAATAACGCGTTCTTTGGTAACGGTGTTGATCATACCGGTGGTATTCGTGTTATTAACAAAGACCAAATAGTTCGTAATAACTACTTGCAAGGGTTAACGGGTTACCGTTTTGGTAGCGGTTTCACCATTATGAATGGCGTGCCAAATTCACCCATTAATCGCTATCATCAAGTTGAGAATGCACAAATAAGCAATAACAGCTTTATCAATGTTGATCATATTCAATTGGCGGCAGGTAGTGATGCTGAACGCTCAGCCGTACCAATTAGCTCTTCGCTTACGAATAACCTCATTGTCAATGAAAGCAAGCAACCATTTAGCTTGTTTGACGATGTTTCTGGGGTGAAGTTTGCGGATAATGTCAGTAATCAGGTCGCACCGCCTGAGCTTGAATACGGCATTACGCAACAAGCTATCGAGTTAGAACAAGGTGATAATGGTCTGCTGTATCCAAAAGGGTTAAATATCGGTGTCGATAAAAAACTTACGCCGATTAAAAAGTCTCAAACGGGGCCAAGCTGGTACCCAAAACCAGCAACAGCAACAGCCTTTGATAGCGGTAAAAAAGTTGCCGTAAACGTTGCTGAAGACGCTTTATTCAACGCGGTTAAAAACGCCGAGGATGGTGACGTACTGCTTTTACAAGATGGTCGTTTTGATGAACGAAAAATTATCACGATTGATAAGACTATAACGATACAAGCACAAACTCGCGGTAACGCACAAATCACGTTCGAACGCGGTACCTTGTTTGAAATCGTTGATGGTGGCAGTTTAAAAATCGATGGCGTGGTTATCGATGGCGTAAACAGTCCAGACTCGTCTGGCAATGTAATGATTCGTTCTAAGAAATGGGGCATGACGCAAAATTATCGTTTGCTGGTGCAAAATTCCGTTATTCAAAACCTTGATGTGAATCATTCATTCCACTTTTTTGAATCAGGTAAAGGCGCATTTGCTGACCAAATTAGCTTGCTTGGTAATCGCTTTGTAAACGTTACTGGCGATGTGTTGCGCCTTGATAAAGAACACGAAGACCTAGGCATATACAATGCTGAATACGTTACCCTAAACGACAATGAATTTAATCAAGTACAGGGTGCATTGGTTAAGTTATATCGTGGTGGTACCGATGAAAGTACCTTTGGCCCTCATTTTGTTATGAATAACAACACCGTCAAAGACCTAGGTCTTGGCAAGCGCAACAAAGCCGCTGCCAGCATTTTCTTACATGGTGTACAAGTAACCAATATAGACGGCAATACGCTGCAAGACAGTGCGCCAATTGTTATAGAACACACGGTCGGTGAACCAATTTCATCATTGAGCAACAACGAACTGAATCAACAACCAAGCATTGTTGAATTGCGTGTTGCGGGTGAGCATACCGCTCTATTAGACAACAACAAGATTGTTCAATAG
- a CDS encoding TonB-dependent receptor: MATNNKLNKISWAIRQQGSYPRKFLCASTLLTMLAFGATAQENETEAEVESDIEVIEVSGMRGTMTRSLNEKKNTTAIVDAVAAADFGELPGLSLSDVIENITGATGHRLKGSQNEISIRGLGSYWGYSTFNGRTITNAGPGRAVNFKKFPSELVDKVVIYKSQQADLVEGGTSGTIDVNSLRAVDYGKSQSTFQAAGIYNSYYEDVDGDVDPWGAKFVASTVQQWETDDFGDMGFTLGFNYTDSSNPEENYGGSSQMGVCALRAADGTPLTGGSNCATGQQGVSAGRVGREPELGIDTDLADYDQSSIFYVPNDAYWRTGEDEDDRFGAVFTFQWVPNDQLNINVDYEHSDLEYTEKRMELALDTRRDDLADHIISSDHTLLYATGEARPTLQGENRNQEDEYRGGGIEIEYTPTDDLTLNLDLSYSESYRYRTRHRTKFRSTERYNYSLDFRGRNVPTLTWLDSNRLGPSDPGFSSWEAFDASYMGNFVHDGHAYVEYRRTHEERKDDIWAIDFSGQYELDNNYISSIKAGVRYSVEQLVDYVNNDVSLVIADGSQRNGASDNEDNSWDELNPEANSELINGIIDNCQNDHENNIQFTEEPGEGGDATRYATYDHKCFIGQVLGQLPGATGTDFYDIGERNDGRDGGDRDVEETITAGYIMANIDTEIADIPVFGNVGVRVVKTETHSDGWGDKVYITSTENNEGDITWDAVINPTGEIEAVDLDSDYTEWLPSMNLTFMVTDEFFIRTAAYRSLSRFQMNAMSAGVSYETCEDEDDTVCDPDTNTDYSEVIRGGEANGNHLDPYTAMNYDVSFEYYPSQDAFFSAALYYKSFEGGYETITEQRDITVELDGEDSVYPDVSHLVKQTSDDDSIIKGVEFTGQKHFSELPAPFNGLGTKFAWNYADSNFNTDEVASPGIVSDANLFGFSRNVASASIYWEGEKTTVRLLWKHRSKYLQPNNLPFPDRSHRYVQDSNYIDMSAKYKLNSNVSFFLKGLNLTNEPQVYTRGNDTTIADYSRSGTKWEFGVKAKF; encoded by the coding sequence ATGGCTACTAACAACAAGTTAAACAAGATTAGCTGGGCAATTCGCCAACAGGGCAGCTATCCACGAAAATTCTTATGTGCTTCAACATTGCTAACAATGCTTGCATTTGGTGCAACGGCACAAGAAAACGAAACCGAAGCTGAAGTAGAATCAGATATCGAAGTGATTGAGGTCAGTGGTATGAGGGGTACCATGACTCGTTCATTGAACGAAAAGAAAAATACCACTGCCATCGTCGATGCTGTCGCGGCAGCGGATTTTGGTGAACTACCAGGTTTATCATTATCAGACGTTATTGAAAATATTACCGGTGCAACCGGTCACCGCCTTAAAGGTAGCCAAAACGAAATCTCAATTCGTGGTCTTGGCTCATATTGGGGGTATTCAACGTTTAATGGTCGCACTATTACCAATGCTGGTCCTGGTCGAGCTGTAAACTTTAAGAAATTCCCATCAGAACTTGTTGATAAAGTCGTCATTTACAAATCTCAACAAGCTGACCTTGTTGAAGGTGGTACGTCAGGAACTATCGATGTGAACTCATTACGCGCGGTAGATTACGGCAAGAGCCAATCTACGTTCCAAGCTGCCGGTATTTACAACAGCTACTACGAAGATGTAGACGGTGATGTAGATCCTTGGGGTGCAAAATTTGTTGCATCAACGGTACAGCAATGGGAAACCGATGATTTCGGTGACATGGGTTTTACCCTTGGTTTTAACTACACAGATTCTTCTAACCCGGAAGAAAACTACGGCGGTAGTTCACAAATGGGTGTATGTGCCTTGCGCGCTGCTGATGGCACACCATTAACCGGTGGTAGTAACTGTGCTACAGGTCAACAAGGTGTTAGTGCCGGTCGTGTAGGTCGTGAACCTGAATTAGGTATTGATACCGACCTTGCCGATTATGATCAAAGCAGTATCTTTTATGTACCAAATGATGCCTACTGGCGTACAGGCGAAGATGAAGATGACCGTTTTGGCGCGGTATTTACGTTCCAATGGGTGCCAAATGATCAGTTAAACATTAACGTTGATTATGAGCACTCTGATTTAGAATACACCGAAAAACGTATGGAATTGGCGCTAGATACGCGTCGCGACGACCTTGCTGATCACATTATCAGTTCAGATCACACCTTATTGTATGCAACCGGTGAAGCCCGTCCTACATTACAAGGTGAAAACCGCAACCAAGAAGATGAATATCGCGGTGGTGGTATCGAGATTGAATACACGCCTACTGATGATTTAACTCTTAACTTAGATTTATCTTACTCAGAATCTTACCGTTACCGTACGCGTCATCGTACCAAGTTCCGTTCGACTGAGCGTTACAACTACTCACTTGATTTCCGTGGTCGTAATGTTCCAACCCTTACTTGGCTTGATAGCAATCGCTTAGGTCCAAGTGATCCTGGGTTCTCTTCTTGGGAAGCGTTTGATGCTAGCTACATGGGCAACTTTGTTCATGACGGTCATGCATACGTAGAATATCGTCGTACTCATGAAGAACGTAAAGATGATATCTGGGCTATCGATTTTAGCGGTCAATATGAACTGGATAATAATTACATTTCTAGCATTAAAGCCGGTGTTCGTTACTCAGTAGAACAATTGGTTGACTATGTAAACAATGATGTATCACTTGTTATTGCCGATGGTAGCCAACGTAATGGTGCCAGCGATAACGAAGATAACAGTTGGGACGAATTAAACCCAGAAGCAAACTCAGAATTGATCAATGGCATTATCGATAATTGTCAAAACGATCATGAGAACAACATTCAATTTACCGAAGAACCAGGTGAAGGTGGCGACGCAACGCGTTACGCAACCTATGATCACAAATGTTTTATTGGTCAAGTTTTAGGCCAGCTGCCTGGCGCAACAGGTACAGACTTTTATGACATTGGCGAACGTAACGATGGCCGCGATGGTGGTGACCGTGATGTAGAGGAAACCATTACAGCCGGTTATATTATGGCCAATATTGATACCGAAATTGCTGATATTCCAGTATTTGGTAACGTTGGTGTTCGTGTCGTTAAAACTGAAACTCACTCTGATGGTTGGGGTGACAAGGTGTACATCACATCAACAGAAAACAATGAAGGTGACATCACTTGGGATGCGGTAATTAACCCAACCGGTGAAATCGAAGCTGTTGACTTAGATTCAGATTACACTGAATGGTTACCTAGCATGAACTTAACCTTTATGGTTACTGACGAATTCTTCATTCGTACAGCAGCTTACCGCTCACTTTCTCGCTTCCAAATGAATGCGATGTCAGCCGGTGTAAGCTATGAAACTTGTGAAGATGAAGACGATACGGTTTGTGACCCGGATACCAATACAGATTACTCAGAAGTTATCCGTGGCGGTGAAGCAAATGGTAACCATTTAGACCCATACACTGCGATGAACTACGACGTATCATTTGAATACTATCCGTCGCAAGACGCGTTCTTTAGTGCGGCACTGTACTACAAGTCGTTCGAAGGTGGTTATGAGACCATTACTGAACAACGTGACATCACTGTTGAACTAGATGGCGAAGATTCGGTTTACCCAGATGTAAGTCACCTTGTGAAACAAACATCTGATGATGACTCAATCATTAAAGGTGTCGAATTTACCGGTCAGAAGCACTTTAGTGAATTACCTGCACCATTCAATGGTCTAGGTACCAAGTTTGCTTGGAACTACGCAGATTCAAACTTCAATACAGATGAGGTGGCAAGTCCAGGTATCGTATCAGATGCTAACTTATTTGGTTTCTCTCGTAATGTTGCGTCAGCGTCAATTTACTGGGAAGGTGAAAAGACTACGGTACGTCTATTGTGGAAACACAGATCTAAGTATCTTCAACCAAACAACCTGCCGTTCCCTGATCGCTCACATCGTTACGTGCAAGACTCGAACTACATCGATATGTCAGCTAAATATAAGTTGAACTCAAATGTTAGTTTCTTCTTGAAAGGTCTTAACTTGACCAATGAACCACAAGTGTACACTCGTGGTAACGACACAACGATTGCTGATTACTCTCGTTCAGGAACTAAATGGGAGTTTGGTGTTAAAGCTAAATTCTAA
- a CDS encoding FadR/GntR family transcriptional regulator, which yields MAAKRLFWGIVDLIETSINSGKFPAGSRLPPERELAQRFNVSRPTIREAIIALEVRGRVEVKTSSGVYVLDSQKSGKASKKINAFEVTQARAVVEGEVAALAAAAITEEELDEMHQTLTDMEEGKNMQAADKDFHRIIADATRNEAMKSLVASLWELRASSKEIIEDYDSVCSKDNAKTIAEHRAIYNALKSRDASQSRTAMHEHFDRLINTLFEAEESRALEKIKKESSEKRDMYSIRRQA from the coding sequence ATGGCAGCAAAAAGACTGTTCTGGGGCATTGTCGATTTAATCGAAACATCTATTAATTCTGGAAAGTTTCCAGCGGGTAGTCGTTTACCTCCAGAAAGAGAGCTTGCGCAACGATTCAATGTTAGCCGACCAACCATTCGCGAAGCAATTATTGCGCTTGAAGTGAGAGGCCGTGTTGAAGTTAAAACAAGCTCTGGCGTTTATGTACTAGATTCTCAGAAATCCGGTAAAGCATCGAAAAAAATCAATGCATTCGAAGTGACACAAGCACGAGCCGTTGTTGAAGGTGAAGTCGCTGCACTGGCTGCTGCTGCCATCACCGAGGAAGAGCTGGATGAAATGCATCAAACGCTCACAGATATGGAAGAAGGCAAGAATATGCAAGCCGCCGATAAGGACTTTCATAGAATAATTGCGGATGCGACTCGCAACGAAGCAATGAAGAGTTTAGTGGCGAGCTTATGGGAATTGCGCGCTTCTTCAAAAGAAATCATCGAAGATTACGACAGTGTTTGTAGCAAAGATAATGCGAAAACAATTGCTGAGCATAGAGCCATCTACAATGCGCTAAAATCACGTGACGCAAGTCAATCAAGAACGGCAATGCACGAGCATTTCGATCGCTTGATTAACACCTTGTTTGAAGCCGAAGAAAGCAGAGCCTTAGAGAAAATCAAAAAAGAAAGCAGTGAAAAACGAGACATGTACTCGATAAGAAGACAGGCATAA